The following coding sequences lie in one Mesorhizobium sp. NZP2298 genomic window:
- a CDS encoding ABC transporter substrate-binding protein — protein MEAGRQVRNPQILAIALALATIVSGCQSKGGVSDVLDQAAAAAPAGQNAAGPAQASQSLGTGSTKVTMLLPLSAPGTSGETGRKMRDAAKLAMTDIGNGLLTLTIEDTKGDSAQASKQAVQAMTTGSKVVIGPTELPAAQHIATLSGSKRPPVLALADNFAGGAGVYAVRLSEADSAAAGAAGLAAKGRKKFVLLVAEGSNAGAVEKRVANSLSIYGATLAVTLPYSAGDGGAKAIDQMGSLVDAPDAVIVASGDGSPSPVLAALKSKGIPGKAISIVGTDRWLEHPMDPLFEGAYIATLDPSETGPIADRFRTTYNYPADVNAAYAYDMIALTAGIASAVGPDGFSKQTLENPNGFRGSTGLFRFRADGSSQRSMPFYRIEKGVLKLVAKSTSGF, from the coding sequence TGTCGGGCTGCCAGTCGAAAGGCGGCGTTTCCGACGTGCTCGATCAGGCCGCGGCTGCCGCGCCCGCCGGCCAGAATGCCGCCGGTCCGGCCCAGGCGAGCCAGTCGCTCGGCACCGGTTCGACCAAGGTCACGATGTTGCTGCCCTTGTCGGCGCCCGGGACGTCAGGAGAGACCGGCAGGAAGATGCGTGATGCCGCCAAGCTGGCGATGACCGATATCGGCAATGGATTGCTGACGTTGACGATCGAGGACACCAAGGGCGACAGCGCACAGGCCAGCAAGCAGGCCGTGCAGGCCATGACGACGGGGTCGAAAGTGGTCATCGGTCCGACCGAACTGCCGGCGGCCCAGCATATTGCCACGCTGTCCGGATCGAAGCGGCCGCCGGTCCTGGCGCTTGCCGACAATTTCGCGGGCGGCGCTGGGGTTTACGCCGTGCGCCTCAGCGAAGCCGACAGCGCCGCGGCGGGCGCAGCAGGGCTCGCCGCGAAAGGCCGCAAGAAGTTCGTATTGCTGGTCGCCGAAGGCTCAAACGCCGGCGCCGTGGAGAAGCGGGTGGCGAACAGCCTTAGCATCTATGGCGCAACACTCGCGGTCACCCTGCCTTATTCGGCCGGCGACGGTGGCGCGAAGGCGATCGACCAGATGGGCTCGCTCGTGGACGCTCCCGACGCGGTCATCGTTGCCAGCGGCGACGGCAGCCCCTCACCCGTCCTTGCCGCTCTCAAATCAAAGGGCATTCCGGGAAAGGCAATCTCTATCGTGGGGACGGACCGCTGGCTGGAACATCCCATGGATCCGTTGTTCGAGGGGGCATACATCGCCACGCTCGATCCAAGCGAAACCGGACCGATCGCCGACCGTTTCAGGACGACATACAATTATCCGGCCGACGTCAATGCGGCCTATGCCTATGATATGATTGCCCTGACAGCTGGGATAGCGAGCGCGGTCGGACCTGACGGCTTCAGCAAACAGACTCTCGAAAACCCGAACGGGTTTCGCGGATCGACAGGTTTGTTCCGTTTTCGCGCTGACGGATCCAGCCAAAGATCGATGCCATTCTATCGGATAGAAAAGGGTGTGCTCAAACTGGTTGCCAAATCGACGTCGGGTTTCTGA
- a CDS encoding thermonuclease family protein: MRAGALLSLERPAPAPSLENSGKQAAPVDTAIFDGSRREPARRIAESLIAPPPVDASEIERVEARPPLGELGLAVRPRTPMPQDWRETLLYHPIATSSATFESMGRKVVISGALDIDEAQTCSFRDEAWPCGLRARAAFNAWLRGRALTCFLPPETERFAIAAPCRLGKQDVGAWLVANGWAMALPGGIYGKAEAIARDAEMGIFGPPR, encoded by the coding sequence ATGCGCGCCGGAGCCCTGCTTTCCCTCGAGCGGCCCGCCCCTGCGCCGTCGCTGGAAAATTCCGGCAAGCAAGCGGCCCCGGTGGATACAGCCATTTTCGACGGATCAAGACGAGAACCGGCACGGCGGATTGCCGAGAGCCTTATCGCCCCGCCGCCGGTTGACGCCTCGGAAATCGAGCGGGTCGAAGCCCGGCCGCCGCTCGGTGAACTCGGCCTCGCCGTCCGCCCCAGGACGCCAATGCCGCAAGACTGGCGCGAAACCCTGCTGTACCATCCAATTGCAACGTCGTCGGCGACTTTCGAATCGATGGGGCGGAAGGTGGTCATCAGCGGGGCTCTGGACATCGACGAGGCCCAGACCTGCTCGTTTCGCGACGAAGCCTGGCCCTGTGGGCTGCGCGCCCGCGCGGCCTTCAATGCCTGGCTGCGGGGGCGCGCGCTGACCTGCTTTCTGCCGCCGGAAACCGAACGCTTTGCCATCGCCGCGCCGTGCCGGCTGGGCAAGCAGGATGTCGGCGCCTGGCTCGTCGCCAATGGTTGGGCCATGGCGTTGCCGGGCGGCATCTATGGCAAGGCGGAAGCAATTGCCAGGGATGCCGAGATGGGTATCTTCGGGCCGCCGCGATAG
- a CDS encoding GGDEF domain-containing protein, whose translation MTRPMATTTAQDWKRVAWLTFLGTAGSLGLSLGLNYLLLFSDTLTPFARSMITAGLLPVIIGLPLFALIGWNRVEIHRYRQELNKSGTYDRLTGCLNGPVFTSMIERRAARRSGPGPRSGAFLIIHPEHLRSINMRFGLEWGDEALRLIVSTIQSSVREGDLVGRIGASMFGVFLPGATEAEAKEVGERIRTRVAQVYFAPKGTEDVLTIKVGGVMLENEMEFSDMFRSAEQHLSDTQDDAGFELTHLHS comes from the coding sequence ATGACGAGACCAATGGCGACCACCACTGCCCAGGACTGGAAGCGCGTCGCGTGGTTGACGTTCCTGGGAACCGCCGGGAGCCTCGGCCTTTCCCTTGGACTGAACTACCTGCTCCTGTTCAGCGACACGCTGACGCCGTTCGCCCGCAGCATGATCACCGCGGGACTGCTGCCGGTGATCATAGGCCTGCCGCTTTTCGCGCTGATCGGCTGGAACCGGGTCGAAATCCACCGCTACCGGCAGGAACTCAACAAGTCCGGAACGTATGACAGGCTGACGGGCTGCCTGAACGGGCCGGTCTTCACGTCGATGATTGAACGACGGGCCGCCAGGCGATCGGGACCAGGACCACGCTCGGGCGCCTTCCTGATCATTCATCCGGAACACCTTCGATCCATCAACATGCGCTTTGGGCTCGAATGGGGCGACGAGGCCTTGCGGCTCATCGTCTCGACCATACAGTCGTCGGTACGCGAGGGGGATCTGGTCGGACGCATCGGGGCCTCGATGTTTGGGGTTTTCCTCCCGGGCGCGACCGAAGCAGAGGCCAAGGAAGTCGGCGAACGTATCCGGACGCGTGTCGCGCAGGTCTATTTCGCGCCAAAAGGCACCGAGGATGTCCTCACCATAAAGGTCGGCGGTGTGATGTTGGAGAACGAGATGGAGTTCTCGGACATGTTCCGGTCCGCCGAACAACACCTGTCCGACACGCAGGATGACGCCGGGTTCGAACTGACGCATCTGCACAGCTGA
- a CDS encoding BTAD domain-containing putative transcriptional regulator encodes MQSGDSVAASKISLFGGFRIEKETVGPIWLTGKRGPAIIAYLTRCPGMTATREKLADLLWGDSDSEHSRNSLRQTLSVLRRDLSRAGVDIIHSRRELIGLRPDTVRVDVEEFESGLSARSAPDLETALAHYIGPFLDGVYLGSNAFDDWAASERDRLLGRALESFEKLARLVDTEAGLALADRILGMDPAREESYRLKMDLLAACGQRDRAIRTYEACRSMLKKEFGVEASPETRALWQSLLSAADTTTLQSANAPPASQRSGRPSISVADFVNLTGKRGDDFFAKGLVQDITTALSEVADYVVLSGLPSLEKNGDELKTPALVRARYMLNGSVQRSGDELRVNVQLADAGSGHNVWAQKFDGHSENALEFQDRIAQSVVLAVILELQLTNWKVRDKSPPGPPEVRRLVNEALMKYFEMTRDSLLVGIELAEKALSIGPDNARAQRTLSIAISMSVAFGALPREQAQIERAIELAKASVLAVPDDEIARCILSFALESSGRIDEAIAECQHAISLNPSYPSGHGDISMLFALRGQVGEAVREANEAIRLGTHDVIDFWRHHGLVVALFAGGDDRRALEVARKVVRTKPGFVRGALYWAASASATGNNEEASRAIHHCLSQLPHLNLGNVCPGFVPRYVKDHHHSRFLEMLSRAGLPGS; translated from the coding sequence ATGCAAAGTGGGGACAGCGTCGCCGCAAGTAAAATCTCACTCTTCGGCGGCTTCCGAATTGAGAAGGAAACTGTCGGCCCGATCTGGTTGACCGGGAAGCGGGGTCCCGCGATCATTGCCTATCTGACCCGGTGTCCAGGCATGACGGCGACAAGGGAGAAGCTGGCTGATCTGCTCTGGGGCGATAGCGACAGCGAACACTCGCGCAACAGCTTGCGTCAGACCCTCAGCGTTCTGCGCCGGGATCTGTCGCGGGCGGGCGTGGATATCATCCATTCCCGGAGGGAGTTGATAGGCCTCAGACCGGACACGGTGCGAGTTGATGTCGAGGAGTTTGAATCCGGGCTTTCCGCCCGCTCCGCACCGGACCTCGAGACGGCTCTGGCGCACTATATCGGACCGTTTCTTGATGGCGTCTATCTGGGGAGCAACGCTTTCGATGACTGGGCGGCGTCGGAACGCGACAGGCTGCTGGGCCGTGCGCTTGAGTCCTTTGAAAAACTTGCCCGCCTCGTGGACACAGAGGCCGGGCTAGCCTTGGCCGATCGAATTCTGGGCATGGACCCGGCGCGGGAGGAGTCCTATCGGCTCAAGATGGACTTGCTTGCCGCATGCGGCCAGCGCGACAGGGCGATAAGGACATACGAGGCTTGCAGGAGCATGCTGAAGAAGGAGTTCGGCGTCGAGGCGAGCCCGGAGACGCGGGCGCTGTGGCAATCCCTGCTGTCTGCCGCCGACACGACAACTCTGCAGTCGGCAAACGCTCCTCCAGCCAGCCAGCGCTCCGGGCGGCCATCCATCAGCGTTGCCGACTTCGTCAATCTCACCGGAAAGCGAGGCGACGACTTTTTCGCCAAGGGGCTCGTCCAGGACATTACCACGGCCCTCTCCGAGGTTGCCGACTATGTCGTGCTCTCCGGGCTCCCGTCCTTGGAGAAGAACGGCGATGAACTCAAAACGCCGGCCTTGGTTCGAGCGCGTTACATGCTCAACGGCAGCGTTCAGCGATCCGGCGACGAACTGAGGGTGAACGTCCAGCTTGCCGACGCTGGCAGCGGCCACAATGTCTGGGCTCAGAAATTCGACGGCCACTCCGAGAACGCGCTCGAATTCCAGGACAGGATCGCACAGTCGGTTGTGCTGGCCGTGATCCTCGAACTGCAACTGACGAACTGGAAGGTTCGCGACAAAAGCCCGCCGGGCCCTCCCGAAGTGCGCAGGTTGGTGAACGAAGCTCTCATGAAGTATTTTGAGATGACCCGGGACTCGTTGTTGGTCGGGATAGAACTCGCCGAGAAGGCCCTTTCGATAGGCCCCGACAATGCCCGTGCACAGCGAACGCTTTCGATCGCGATCTCCATGAGCGTGGCGTTCGGCGCGCTGCCTCGGGAGCAGGCGCAGATCGAACGTGCGATTGAGCTTGCGAAAGCATCGGTACTGGCAGTGCCTGACGACGAAATCGCCCGCTGCATCCTGTCATTCGCCCTCGAAAGTTCCGGCCGTATCGACGAGGCGATCGCCGAATGCCAACACGCGATCAGTCTCAACCCAAGCTACCCGTCTGGCCACGGCGACATTTCGATGCTCTTTGCGTTGCGCGGACAGGTCGGTGAAGCAGTGCGTGAGGCCAATGAGGCAATCCGGCTCGGAACGCATGACGTCATCGATTTCTGGCGTCACCACGGCCTGGTTGTGGCGTTGTTTGCCGGCGGAGATGACCGGCGGGCGCTTGAGGTCGCCCGCAAGGTGGTCAGGACAAAGCCGGGCTTCGTTCGCGGCGCCCTTTATTGGGCCGCGAGCGCTTCGGCCACCGGAAACAACGAAGAAGCGTCGCGGGCGATCCATCACTGCCTGTCACAGCTTCCTCATCTCAACCTGGGTAATGTCTGTCCCGGCTTTGTGCCGCGCTACGTGAAGGATCATCATCACTCGAGATTCCTTGAAATGCTGTCGAGGGCTGGCCTTCCGGGTTCTTGA